The proteins below come from a single Saccharophagus degradans 2-40 genomic window:
- a CDS encoding alpha/beta fold hydrolase, whose product MTHCILLRGLAREHAHWGDFTDQLQVMQPSSQIHCLDLPGFGDFTQQTSPTTIAGLADHIESLLPEDNTPKAAIALSLGGMVALELLARGAIQYAVAINTSSLINPFWQRIKPSALPSMTAALLSPSPQLQERLVLQQVCNNKTLAAQHLPQWLNIQAKRPMTKCNAVRQLIAASRFEPPQVECGEQLTLLASASDKLVSVECSKRLAAHYRAKLIIHPSAGHDLPLEDPEWVLEHSLHAINSSANI is encoded by the coding sequence ATGACCCACTGCATTTTGTTGCGCGGCTTGGCGCGTGAGCATGCCCACTGGGGAGATTTCACCGATCAGCTACAAGTTATGCAACCTAGCTCGCAAATACACTGTTTAGACCTACCGGGCTTTGGCGACTTTACACAACAAACAAGCCCCACCACAATTGCGGGTCTTGCCGATCATATAGAAAGCTTACTGCCCGAAGATAACACCCCCAAAGCAGCCATTGCACTGTCTCTGGGTGGCATGGTAGCACTGGAGCTGCTCGCCCGCGGCGCCATTCAATATGCGGTAGCCATTAACACCAGCTCCCTAATAAACCCATTCTGGCAGCGGATAAAACCTTCAGCTTTACCAAGCATGACAGCCGCCCTGCTTAGCCCATCGCCCCAACTACAAGAGCGACTAGTGCTGCAGCAGGTATGCAACAATAAAACGCTTGCTGCTCAGCATTTACCGCAGTGGTTAAACATACAAGCCAAACGCCCTATGACCAAATGCAATGCAGTGAGGCAGCTAATTGCAGCCTCGCGGTTTGAGCCACCACAAGTAGAATGCGGCGAGCAGCTTACGCTGCTAGCCAGCGCGAGCGACAAATTGGTTTCGGTGGAATGCAGTAAACGCCTTGCGGCACACTATCGCGCAAAGCTTATTATTCACCCCTCGGCAGGGCACGATTTACCTCTGGAGGACCCAGAGTGGGTGTTGGAGCACAGCTTACATGCAATTAATTCAAGCGCTAATATCTAA
- a CDS encoding polysaccharide lyase 6 family protein codes for MKKENVNIAKQGLLVVLVSFFMSFSLMGCAKEILVNSQEQYAEALSSVKPGDTIVLANGEWKDFEIVFTGKGTEKAPITLTAQTKGKVLITGESNLALAGEHLVVSGLVFTNGYTPSDAVISFRAAKPVAEDDYSTVAMHSRVTEVVIDNFSNPERFETDSWVLIYGKHNRVDHSNFTGKRNKGVLMAVRLDTTHSRENHHEIDHNYFGPRDILGSNGGETLRIGTSHFSLSDSFTLVENNYFDRCNGELEIISNKSGSNKFIGNTFFESRGTLTMRHGHGNVIENNVFFGNGKDHTGGIRVINERQTVRNNYMSDLAGYRFGGGLVVMNGVPNSAINRYHQVKNAVIENNTLVNVDHIQLAAGSDKERTATPVDSKFSNNLIVNDDKRNPFTVYDDVSGITFSNNSISAASKELKKGFEVDAAKIAKNDQGMVFDASGTYGASKSLKPVRKQDVGASWFVKSEDRKAFQSGKTVKAGAGQNSIYDAVEQVEDGGVVELAAGDYVEAKTITINKTVTVKAAAGEKVNIEFYKKSLFEVVDGGSLQLEGLAISGASSPDDVGNAVVRTSRYSMLKNYRLELKNCEFTDLDVNRFFNVVSVSKSTLADNILLENVSVKKVTGSVLKLDLESDDYGIYNAEYVTIKNSQFEDVDGPLITYYRGGTDESTFGPHFEMTGSTLKNVGNGSKNKLNASLYLHGVQVTAISNNKWLDSKPVIIEHTVGEPVTSVVDNTFVNTAKLDLQELYSKKTTTAVIKNNTYKK; via the coding sequence ATGAAAAAAGAGAATGTAAACATCGCGAAGCAGGGCTTGCTAGTTGTTTTGGTAAGCTTCTTTATGAGCTTTTCCCTAATGGGTTGCGCCAAAGAAATTCTGGTGAACTCGCAGGAACAATACGCAGAAGCATTGAGTTCAGTTAAGCCTGGCGACACCATTGTGTTGGCTAATGGCGAATGGAAAGATTTCGAAATTGTATTTACAGGTAAGGGCACTGAAAAAGCGCCAATCACCCTAACTGCGCAAACAAAAGGCAAGGTGTTAATTACTGGCGAGTCAAACTTGGCGCTTGCCGGTGAGCATTTGGTGGTATCTGGTTTGGTGTTCACTAATGGCTACACACCAAGCGATGCCGTTATCTCATTTAGAGCTGCTAAACCCGTAGCGGAAGACGACTACAGTACAGTTGCAATGCATTCTCGAGTCACCGAGGTGGTGATTGATAATTTTAGCAACCCAGAGCGTTTTGAAACTGACTCGTGGGTGCTTATCTATGGCAAACACAACCGTGTTGATCACAGTAACTTCACCGGCAAGCGCAATAAAGGTGTGTTGATGGCTGTGCGTTTAGATACCACGCATAGCCGCGAAAACCATCATGAAATTGATCACAACTACTTTGGTCCGCGCGATATTCTTGGCTCCAACGGCGGAGAGACTTTGCGTATTGGCACGAGCCACTTCTCTCTTTCAGACTCTTTCACTTTAGTAGAAAACAACTATTTCGATCGCTGTAACGGTGAGTTAGAGATTATTTCTAACAAGTCTGGGTCTAACAAGTTTATTGGAAATACCTTCTTTGAATCGCGTGGCACGCTAACTATGCGTCACGGTCATGGAAACGTAATCGAAAACAATGTGTTCTTTGGTAATGGCAAAGATCACACCGGTGGTATTCGTGTAATTAACGAGCGCCAAACGGTACGCAACAACTACATGTCTGATCTTGCAGGCTACCGCTTTGGTGGTGGTTTAGTTGTTATGAATGGCGTGCCTAACTCAGCGATAAATCGTTACCACCAAGTAAAGAATGCCGTTATAGAAAACAACACGCTGGTGAATGTCGATCACATTCAGCTGGCAGCTGGTAGCGATAAAGAGCGAACAGCTACACCCGTGGATTCCAAGTTTTCAAATAACTTGATCGTCAACGATGATAAACGCAACCCGTTTACCGTATACGACGATGTTAGCGGCATAACCTTTTCTAATAACAGTATTAGTGCAGCGTCCAAAGAGCTAAAGAAAGGCTTTGAAGTTGATGCCGCTAAGATTGCTAAAAACGATCAAGGCATGGTGTTTGATGCCTCCGGTACTTACGGTGCAAGCAAGTCGCTAAAACCCGTTCGCAAGCAAGATGTGGGCGCTAGCTGGTTTGTTAAGTCGGAAGATCGCAAAGCATTCCAATCGGGTAAAACAGTTAAAGCTGGTGCTGGCCAAAACTCTATCTACGATGCAGTAGAGCAGGTAGAAGATGGTGGCGTTGTCGAACTGGCAGCGGGTGATTATGTAGAAGCTAAAACAATCACTATTAACAAAACCGTAACCGTTAAAGCAGCAGCCGGCGAAAAAGTAAATATTGAGTTCTACAAAAAGTCGCTGTTTGAAGTGGTTGATGGCGGCAGCTTACAGCTTGAAGGTTTGGCAATTAGCGGTGCGAGTTCGCCAGACGATGTAGGTAATGCGGTCGTGCGTACATCGCGTTATTCCATGTTAAAAAATTATCGCTTAGAGCTTAAAAATTGCGAGTTCACAGACCTAGATGTAAACAGATTCTTCAACGTTGTATCGGTTAGCAAGTCTACGTTAGCAGATAACATTTTGTTAGAAAACGTAAGCGTTAAAAAGGTTACTGGCTCAGTGTTGAAGTTAGATCTTGAGTCCGATGATTACGGTATTTATAACGCAGAATACGTCACGATTAAGAATAGCCAGTTTGAAGATGTAGATGGCCCATTGATTACTTACTACCGTGGTGGTACCGATGAAAGTACTTTCGGCCCACACTTTGAAATGACTGGCAGCACCTTAAAAAATGTAGGTAATGGCAGCAAGAACAAGTTGAACGCGTCACTGTATTTACATGGTGTACAGGTAACGGCTATTTCAAACAACAAATGGCTAGATAGTAAGCCTGTAATTATTGAGCACACTGTGGGTGAGCCTGTAACAAGCGTTGTAGATAACACGTTTGTGAATACAGCTAAGTTAGATTTACAAGAGCTGTATTCTAAGAAGACAACCACCGCAGTAATTAAAAATAATACCTATAAAAAATAA
- a CDS encoding DUF1820 family protein, with protein sequence MSKDPIYKVIFHNLDQVYEIYARAIYQSEMYGFVEVEEFVFGERTQLVVDPGEEKLKGEFAGVKRSFIPMHSIIRIDEVEKEGVVKVLEVKGDKVAQFPYQAPIPRPEK encoded by the coding sequence ATGTCAAAAGATCCAATTTACAAAGTTATCTTCCACAACTTAGATCAGGTGTATGAAATATACGCCCGCGCGATCTATCAAAGCGAAATGTACGGTTTTGTGGAAGTAGAAGAATTTGTGTTCGGCGAGCGCACTCAGTTGGTGGTCGACCCTGGCGAAGAGAAGCTAAAAGGCGAGTTCGCCGGTGTGAAGCGTTCGTTTATACCTATGCACAGCATTATTCGTATAGATGAAGTAGAAAAAGAAGGTGTTGTTAAGGTACTGGAAGTAAAGGGCGACAAGGTTGCTCAGTTTCCGTATCAGGCGCCTATTCCTCGCCCCGAAAAATAA
- a CDS encoding chorismate--pyruvate lyase family protein, with the protein MNHFFVSSGYIEPAEASLLALPNFHALPPFLRVLLTTDGTVTKSLESYFWEPVKVETLAQGWITLAEDKPEIARTTGDKVWQRQVRLVGQKSKTEYAQAQSHICADQLPVHIREALEAGKVGIGELLRECGLETYRQITCVGSTPDDGSASAAAGTVWRSYRIVMGHQPFIQIREEFPVSVYL; encoded by the coding sequence ATGAATCACTTTTTCGTGTCGAGTGGCTATATTGAGCCCGCCGAAGCATCTTTACTGGCCCTGCCTAATTTTCACGCACTTCCTCCCTTTCTGCGCGTGTTGCTCACCACCGATGGCACAGTCACTAAAAGCTTAGAGTCCTACTTTTGGGAGCCTGTAAAGGTTGAGACGTTGGCCCAAGGCTGGATAACTTTGGCTGAAGATAAGCCTGAGATAGCGCGCACTACGGGTGATAAGGTATGGCAGCGCCAAGTGCGTTTGGTGGGGCAAAAATCCAAAACTGAATACGCTCAGGCGCAATCTCACATTTGCGCCGATCAGCTGCCCGTACACATTCGCGAGGCCTTAGAGGCGGGCAAGGTGGGTATCGGCGAGTTGCTGCGTGAGTGCGGCTTGGAAACCTATCGCCAAATTACTTGTGTGGGCAGTACGCCTGATGATGGTAGTGCTTCCGCAGCGGCCGGAACCGTGTGGCGAAGCTACCGCATAGTTATGGGGCATCAGCCGTTTATTCAAATACGGGAAGAGTTTCCCGTGAGTGTTTATTTGTAA
- a CDS encoding alpha/beta fold hydrolase, which yields MLALNFRILGEPHPDLPPILVIHGLFGSLENLAGVARPLAESRNVYSIDLPNHSRSPHTETTSLVQMAEEVLAWMDSQGLAKIDLVGHSLGGKVAMEIALQHPERVNRLVVMDIAPVKYPPHHNQVFAGLQSLDTQSLSSRSAADAHMLQYVPELAVRSFLLKNLIKSGDGFAWRFNLPVVARDYPELIAGNSAGVFEGPVMFLKGGDSDYITEVHREPILTRFPNASVKVVEKTGHWLHADKPVVVAKLIKNFLDKE from the coding sequence TTGTTAGCATTAAATTTTCGCATACTGGGTGAGCCCCACCCAGATTTGCCACCTATATTAGTTATTCACGGTCTGTTTGGTTCGCTAGAAAATTTGGCCGGCGTGGCTCGGCCTCTAGCAGAAAGCCGCAACGTATACTCTATCGACCTGCCCAACCATTCCCGTTCTCCTCATACCGAAACCACGAGCTTGGTGCAAATGGCTGAAGAAGTATTGGCGTGGATGGATTCGCAAGGGCTTGCGAAAATAGACTTAGTTGGTCACTCGCTGGGCGGTAAGGTTGCAATGGAGATAGCTCTGCAGCACCCAGAGCGGGTAAACCGGTTAGTGGTAATGGATATAGCGCCAGTAAAATACCCACCGCACCACAACCAAGTATTTGCCGGCTTACAAAGTTTAGATACCCAAAGCTTAAGCAGCCGCAGCGCAGCCGATGCGCATATGTTGCAGTATGTACCAGAGCTTGCAGTACGCAGCTTTTTGTTAAAGAACCTAATAAAAAGTGGCGACGGTTTCGCTTGGCGTTTTAACCTGCCGGTGGTAGCGCGGGATTACCCCGAATTAATTGCGGGTAACAGCGCAGGTGTATTTGAAGGCCCCGTCATGTTTTTGAAAGGCGGCGATTCCGACTACATTACCGAAGTGCATCGCGAACCCATTCTTACGCGCTTCCCGAATGCATCGGTAAAAGTGGTAGAGAAAACTGGCCACTGGCTACATGCAGATAAGCCGGTCGTTGTGGCAAAACTAATTAAAAACTTTTTAGATAAAGAGTAA
- a CDS encoding manganese efflux pump MntP, with product MIDVVLLALALSMDAFAVSIGLGAKNKASPVVLGLKAALYFGVFQALMPLIGYLGGKGMLGWLASFAPWVAAGLLALIAAKMIYESFAEGIEEDISQLTHRVLLLLAIATSIDALAAGFALTVLPVAPLVSCALIGVITAIFSFAGVFIGKRAGTWLESKAELAGGLVLLLIALKIIAVAV from the coding sequence GTGATTGATGTTGTTTTGCTTGCGCTTGCTCTTAGTATGGATGCATTCGCCGTCTCTATTGGCTTGGGGGCTAAGAATAAAGCTTCCCCCGTTGTATTAGGCTTAAAAGCAGCCCTCTATTTTGGTGTGTTTCAGGCATTGATGCCTCTTATTGGCTATTTAGGGGGCAAGGGAATGCTGGGTTGGTTAGCCAGCTTTGCGCCCTGGGTGGCGGCAGGGTTGTTAGCACTTATTGCGGCAAAAATGATTTACGAGTCGTTCGCAGAGGGGATTGAAGAGGATATCTCACAGCTTACCCATCGCGTTTTGCTGTTACTTGCTATAGCAACAAGTATAGATGCGCTAGCCGCAGGCTTTGCATTAACGGTGTTGCCCGTTGCTCCGCTGGTCTCGTGCGCTCTAATTGGGGTAATAACCGCCATATTTAGTTTTGCAGGCGTGTTTATTGGCAAGCGAGCGGGCACGTGGTTAGAAAGTAAGGCTGAGCTGGCTGGGGGGCTGGTACTGCTACTTATAGCGTTAAAAATTATAGCGGTAGCGGTGTGA
- a CDS encoding DUF2817 domain-containing protein has product METLTTAPLCENLPPLPQRTIEERRKLKIKLPELLWVEKLMRKNAAHMHARTEHTLHHDGMDLPIYSLTLGSQKPASPTLLITGGVHGLERIGTQVILSWLQTLLERCRWDTHTKALLAQIHIVILPLVNPVGMLNNTRSNGNGIDLNRHAPVQANEKTPFLAGGHRLGNWLPWYRGKTGAELEPELAVMIKVFKRYMQSPATTLGMDLHSGFGFHDRLWFPYAYSKEPIANISDYVALKLMWERNYPHHNYLFEPQSMHYCTHGDIWDYLYDLNKAEGNSHFLPLTLEMGSWNWVKKRPRQLFNFNGLFNPQLPHRRARVLRDHLVLLDFLCSATLNHEQWQPDKKMAESFAQMAQGIWYKARQ; this is encoded by the coding sequence ATGGAAACCCTAACCACTGCCCCTCTTTGCGAAAACTTGCCCCCACTGCCACAGCGCACAATAGAAGAGCGTCGAAAACTTAAAATCAAGCTACCTGAATTACTGTGGGTGGAAAAACTCATGCGCAAAAACGCTGCGCATATGCACGCCCGCACAGAGCACACACTGCATCACGACGGTATGGATTTACCCATATACAGCTTAACCCTTGGCAGCCAGAAGCCGGCTAGTCCCACACTGCTTATTACCGGCGGGGTGCACGGACTGGAGCGCATTGGCACGCAAGTGATATTAAGCTGGCTGCAAACCTTGCTAGAGCGCTGCCGGTGGGATACCCACACCAAAGCGCTGCTCGCGCAAATTCATATAGTTATTTTGCCGCTGGTGAACCCTGTTGGCATGCTTAACAACACCCGCTCGAATGGCAACGGCATAGACTTGAATCGCCATGCGCCGGTGCAGGCCAACGAGAAAACACCGTTTTTAGCCGGCGGGCACAGGCTGGGTAATTGGCTGCCGTGGTACAGAGGTAAAACCGGCGCCGAACTCGAGCCTGAACTAGCGGTTATGATTAAAGTGTTTAAACGCTATATGCAAAGCCCTGCTACAACACTGGGAATGGATTTGCACTCGGGTTTTGGCTTTCACGATAGGCTTTGGTTCCCCTATGCTTATAGCAAAGAGCCTATTGCCAATATTTCTGATTATGTCGCGCTTAAGTTAATGTGGGAGCGCAACTACCCGCACCACAATTATTTATTTGAACCGCAAAGCATGCACTACTGTACTCACGGCGATATTTGGGACTACCTCTACGACTTAAATAAAGCCGAAGGTAACAGCCACTTTTTACCACTCACCTTAGAAATGGGGTCGTGGAACTGGGTAAAAAAACGCCCCCGCCAACTATTCAATTTTAACGGCTTGTTTAACCCCCAATTGCCACACCGCCGCGCGCGCGTATTGCGCGACCATTTGGTACTGTTAGATTTTTTATGCTCGGCAACACTCAACCACGAACAGTGGCAACCCGATAAAAAAATGGCGGAAAGTTTTGCCCAAATGGCGCAGGGCATTTGGTATAAGGCGCGCCAATGA
- a CDS encoding FadR/GntR family transcriptional regulator: MKPEIGNAPQRTYRKVVEKMLSSLNAGEYPSGARLPPERELSERFGVSRPTIREAIIALEVMGRVEVRTGSGVYVLKNFKPATSNEYEYSPFELTETRVLVEAEVAALAASTITDEQLADLEGALQEMAQENEIGNLTSEVADKKFHAIIANSTQNRPLINIIERLWDIQANLPDIQYAHNAICKKDGQRRLEEHRAIFDALAEHDSQKARIAMRAHFTRSLEALHATTEARAVEEIQKQLTQRRERFSLARLDLG; the protein is encoded by the coding sequence ATGAAACCGGAAATAGGCAACGCTCCTCAGCGTACGTACCGCAAGGTAGTCGAAAAGATGCTCTCATCGTTAAACGCTGGGGAGTACCCATCTGGTGCCCGTTTACCACCTGAACGCGAACTCTCCGAACGCTTTGGCGTTAGTCGACCAACCATTCGCGAAGCCATTATTGCGTTAGAGGTAATGGGCCGCGTTGAAGTGCGTACAGGCTCTGGCGTCTATGTGCTTAAAAACTTTAAGCCTGCCACCAGTAATGAATACGAGTACAGCCCCTTCGAGTTAACCGAAACACGCGTATTAGTTGAGGCAGAAGTTGCCGCGCTGGCCGCTTCCACCATTACCGATGAGCAACTTGCAGACTTAGAAGGCGCCCTGCAAGAAATGGCGCAAGAGAACGAAATAGGCAACTTAACGTCTGAAGTAGCCGATAAGAAGTTCCACGCGATAATCGCCAACTCGACTCAAAACAGACCGCTAATTAACATTATTGAGCGCCTGTGGGATATTCAAGCTAACTTGCCAGACATTCAATACGCGCACAATGCGATTTGTAAGAAAGACGGGCAACGCCGCTTAGAAGAGCACCGCGCAATATTTGATGCGCTAGCAGAGCACGACTCGCAGAAGGCCCGCATAGCTATGCGCGCGCACTTTACTCGCTCACTTGAAGCGCTGCACGCCACTACCGAAGCCCGCGCAGTAGAAGAAATTCAAAAGCAACTTACCCAGCGTCGCGAGCGCTTCTCTTTAGCCCGCCTAGACTTAGGTTAA
- a CDS encoding polysaccharide lyase family 7 protein produces the protein MSHPAQHLVRRGICSLTTGLIISLVTISGCGVKTEKIGTQTSNKPLTISADSANTPITSRGIGPALTHATLDPQKPPAINFALTNWKITLPDATEYLPDWLTAGNEVANTFYTSPQTGAMVFNCPTHGSTTSSATKYSRTELREMLRGLNTRPSTKGIGRNNWVLSTAPHQNQVSAGGIDGTLEAVLSVDYVSQTGPAHMIGRVIVGQIHGEDDEPVRIYYRKLPHNTKGSVYFASEHPGGEDVFYPMIGSSSNSAADPEDGIALGEKWGYRIHIEGRQLSVRIIREDGRYVEQSLTIGEAYNNDWFYFKAGVYNQNNDGNPDEYAQASFFKLKATHKQYNKQ, from the coding sequence ATGTCACACCCAGCCCAACACCTAGTGCGCCGCGGTATTTGCTCTTTAACAACAGGCTTAATTATTAGCCTAGTCACTATTTCTGGGTGCGGAGTGAAAACAGAGAAAATTGGCACCCAAACTTCCAATAAACCACTAACGATTAGCGCCGATTCAGCAAACACCCCGATCACATCCCGTGGAATCGGGCCTGCACTCACACACGCAACTCTCGACCCACAAAAACCACCCGCTATAAACTTTGCGTTAACAAATTGGAAGATCACTTTGCCAGACGCCACCGAATACCTACCTGATTGGTTAACAGCGGGCAACGAAGTGGCCAACACCTTTTACACATCCCCTCAAACCGGCGCCATGGTGTTTAATTGCCCAACACACGGCAGCACCACCAGCAGCGCGACAAAATATTCACGTACAGAATTAAGGGAAATGTTACGAGGGCTGAATACACGCCCTTCAACCAAGGGTATAGGGCGGAACAATTGGGTGCTATCAACCGCTCCACACCAAAACCAAGTCAGTGCAGGCGGCATCGATGGCACCTTAGAAGCAGTTCTGAGCGTTGATTACGTATCCCAAACTGGGCCAGCGCATATGATAGGCCGCGTGATAGTGGGGCAAATTCACGGTGAAGATGACGAGCCTGTGCGAATTTATTACCGCAAACTGCCGCACAACACCAAAGGCTCGGTGTATTTTGCAAGCGAGCACCCCGGCGGCGAAGATGTGTTCTATCCAATGATAGGCAGTAGTAGCAATAGCGCGGCCGACCCAGAAGATGGTATAGCGCTAGGCGAAAAGTGGGGGTATCGCATTCATATAGAAGGCAGGCAGCTTAGTGTAAGAATTATTCGCGAAGACGGGCGCTATGTGGAGCAATCACTCACTATCGGCGAAGCGTACAATAACGATTGGTTTTACTTTAAAGCGGGGGTATATAACCAAAATAATGATGGCAACCCAGATGAATATGCCCAAGCCTCTTTTTTTAAACTTAAAGCAACACATAAACAGTATAATAAACAATAA
- a CDS encoding DUF3144 domain-containing protein, with product MSDSSSDTQEQYWNLVEEFIELANKRTEECDLGAVSQALMYAAARYSAFYLASASESRKDLKEDKDDAIDRFSREFKRLFADSTEDYIENYKVYMRTEEE from the coding sequence ATGAGCGATTCTTCTAGCGACACGCAAGAACAATACTGGAACCTGGTTGAGGAGTTTATTGAGCTGGCTAACAAGCGCACCGAAGAGTGCGACCTTGGGGCTGTATCTCAAGCGTTAATGTACGCCGCGGCGCGTTACAGCGCCTTCTATTTGGCCAGTGCTAGCGAAAGTCGCAAAGACTTAAAAGAAGATAAAGACGATGCAATAGACCGCTTCTCGCGCGAATTCAAACGCTTATTTGCCGACAGCACCGAAGACTATATAGAAAACTATAAAGTCTATATGCGTACAGAAGAAGAGTAA
- a CDS encoding aminotransferase class I/II-fold pyridoxal phosphate-dependent enzyme, translating to MNLSNASVEQLQEWKQQLSAEYDNVLARKLNLDLTRGKPSAEQLSLSDAMDGILAGDYITASGIDVRNYGGLEGIPEARAIGSDILGVPVENVLAGGNSSLTLMYQTMAIAHQFGLAGEGSAWSQEGTVKFLCPVPGYDRHYSVCEHLGIEMLTVAMTSTGPDMDQVEKMIAADPSIKGMWCVPKYSNPTGVVYSDETVERIANLGNIAGKNFRVFWDNAYAIHDLSDNPVALANIFEACKAAGTEDSVIQFASTSKVTHAGSGVAFIAASDTNLKFFKLALGFMTIGPDKVNQLRHAKFFAADGALSAHMAKHAAIIKPRFASVLKHLEAAFSDNDLGEWESADGGYFISFDTRPGLAQKVVKLAGDAGVKLTPAGATFPYGKDPQDSNIRIAPTVPTVDQVEEAMQVFVLCVKLASVEQALANS from the coding sequence TTGAATTTAAGCAATGCGAGCGTAGAACAACTGCAGGAGTGGAAGCAGCAGCTTTCCGCTGAATACGATAACGTCTTGGCACGTAAGCTAAACCTAGACTTAACTCGCGGAAAACCTTCCGCAGAGCAGCTTAGTTTATCTGACGCCATGGACGGTATTTTGGCTGGCGACTATATCACAGCTTCCGGCATTGATGTTCGCAATTACGGTGGTCTAGAAGGTATCCCAGAAGCGCGTGCAATCGGCAGCGATATTTTAGGCGTGCCAGTAGAAAACGTTTTAGCAGGCGGCAACAGCAGCTTGACCTTAATGTATCAAACCATGGCAATAGCTCACCAATTTGGCCTTGCAGGCGAAGGCTCTGCGTGGAGCCAAGAAGGCACAGTGAAGTTTTTGTGCCCAGTACCAGGCTACGACCGCCACTACTCTGTATGTGAGCACCTTGGTATAGAGATGCTAACAGTAGCCATGACCTCTACCGGCCCAGATATGGACCAAGTAGAAAAAATGATCGCTGCAGACCCAAGCATTAAAGGTATGTGGTGTGTGCCTAAGTACTCCAACCCAACTGGGGTTGTGTACAGCGATGAAACCGTTGAGCGTATAGCTAATTTAGGCAACATTGCCGGCAAAAACTTCCGCGTATTTTGGGATAATGCCTACGCCATTCACGACCTTTCGGATAACCCAGTTGCCTTGGCTAATATTTTTGAAGCTTGTAAAGCCGCTGGCACAGAAGATTCCGTTATCCAATTTGCCTCTACGTCTAAAGTTACCCATGCAGGTTCTGGTGTAGCGTTTATTGCGGCAAGCGATACTAACTTAAAATTCTTTAAGCTCGCGCTGGGTTTTATGACCATCGGGCCAGATAAAGTAAACCAATTGCGTCACGCTAAATTCTTCGCTGCCGATGGTGCTCTAAGTGCACACATGGCTAAGCACGCGGCCATCATTAAGCCACGCTTTGCCAGTGTATTGAAGCACTTGGAAGCTGCATTCAGCGATAACGATTTAGGCGAGTGGGAATCTGCAGACGGCGGTTACTTTATTTCTTTCGATACCCGTCCAGGTTTAGCGCAGAAAGTGGTTAAGCTTGCTGGTGATGCTGGCGTAAAGTTAACACCTGCCGGTGCCACCTTCCCTTACGGCAAAGACCCACAAGATAGCAATATTCGCATTGCGCCTACTGTACCTACAGTGGATCAAGTAGAAGAAGCGATGCAAGTATTTGTGTTGTGTGTGAAGTTGGCTTCTGTGGAGCAGGCTTTAGCTAACAGCTAA